Sequence from the Eleutherodactylus coqui strain aEleCoq1 chromosome 13, aEleCoq1.hap1, whole genome shotgun sequence genome:
ATCAGATAAAATCCTTTGTACAGAGGAAGCAAACCAAATCTGCCCCATGACAACTCTGCCTGGTGGGGTAATTCCTGCTTGACAGTTGATACCATAAACTACATGTCTGGTTGCTTTCTTTGAAACGTCTCTTTTTGTAGTCTCTTTCCTCATTGAGTTCCGCCTGTTACCGCCTTGCTAACCGGTATTCCTCAGGATTtccttgatgatgtcactattTCTCTTTGCAGAAGTGTGAATATTTAGAAGATCATCGGCAAGGCTTTAGTATGGAGAGCCAGCGGCCTCCCCCCTCTCTCGGTAATATTTTATGGCTGCTCTGTTCTGTCTGGAAGCATAAGTGTATACAGCTAGTACCGAAATCAGATTCTCTCTGTTACTTTCAGATGATATGATAAATGGCTTGAGCGACCCTAGTATCGAGGAACCGTCATGTGAAAAGAAGGAAGACCTCCGTACTCCCACAGACAGTGATATTAAGGCTGAAGCCGTCTCATATTATGGAAGAAACCTCACAGATCTGATCAGTTACACCTCCACAGGTGATGCCCAACACCATCCATCTACTCCTATCAAGGAGGAACCCGTCTCGTGTGATGAAGGCATCTTCACAGGCCCTGAGATCACTTCACACGCAGATCAGATACAACAACATGCATCTCATCCTGTCAAGATGGAATCGGTGTCTCGTGAAAGTGGAAACCTCACGGACCCCAACATTTATACACCCACAGATCACGCACCACAATATTCATCTCTTATTAAGGGGGAATCCATCACATGTGATGGAGGAAACCCGACAGACTATAGCATCTATACACCAACTGATCATGTTGACCATTATTCTTCTGCTGGTATGGAGGAACTATCCTCATGTGATGGAGGAAACCGGACCAACCCCACAGATCTTGCGCATCAGCATGCATCTGATCATGGTATAGCTGAAGCCGTGCTGGCTGATGAAGAAAGGGCCATAAGTACTGATATGTATCCAGAAGCACAGCACTCGTCAACTGGCTTGGAGTGTGTCAATGAAGATGTGCAAAGTAACTATTCATTGTTTGATAAAGGCAATTTAGATACCGATATCTATGCTCTCATAAAACATGCACAGGCAAAATATACCTTCACTCGTATTGAAGATGGTTCGAGTTCAGAGGAAGAGGAGAACTCTAAAGACACAGAGCCACCAGCCGATCATACTCTGCCATGTCCAACCAACGGCCCTGGAGAAGCGGTCCCACAGACTTTCCAGTGTCCCGACTGTTCAGAATGCTTTACTAGGAAATCAGGGCTGATTAATCACCGGCGCAATCATAGACAAGAGAAGTTGACCTGTTCCAAATGTGGCAAAGTCTTCTCCAAAAGATCCAGCCTTCAAAACCACCTGACCTTACACACCGGGGAGAAGCCCTATGCTTGTCCCGTATGTGGAAAGTGTTTCGCTCGGAAGAGTAATCTGATCTCCCACGAGACGATTCACTCCGGGAAGGCGTCTTTTATATGCGCGGAGTGCGGCAGGTATTTTGTCTGTAAAGTCCATCTCACCAAACATCAGATTATTCATGAAAAGTAGTCCTCCTTCCCAGCTTGCGCACAATCTAGATCTGCAGCTCTTCCATGGTCGGAGTCACTCTGGTAGCGTCTGACCTGAGGTCTGGAGCAGCATGACAGATGTAGCTCCACTAGTGTTGTGTGATCGTACCACTTGTTTGCCATTTACTCCATTTCAGTTCTCTTCATTTCCTAGGACTGCCATCTTTTTGCTTCCATGCTGGAGTTGGGGTGACTTCATACAGCCAGTATTTGTTCTCAGACTTTCATTGGCAGAACCCAACAAAGTACAGCACAGCGTCAGTCCTGGGAATGCTGCGGCTTTCATTCACTGCAATCGGTGAACTCCACGTCCAAACCCACAATGAAAACCACATGGAAAACGTAGGGATCTCGTTCGGGATCGAGTACCGCGTGAGCTTGCCCGTACACGGCCGCTGCTTCCACTCTTTACCAGCGCAGGACTTGGAGACTTCTCTTGCCATGCAAGTAACTTTTCCCTCTTACTCTTCCGTTCTTTACAATGTGGTTTTTAGAATCCTACTTTTTCAGATTGAAAAGATCCATGTCTTTATTAAAGGCCATTAATGATCTCATCCTGGTGTCATGAGTCTTGGTGCTTAGCATGAAAGCCTTCTCCTCTCCTCAGTGCAGACCCTCAGGAGGAGCGAACTGCAGCCTGGGGCTAAAAGTATTACCTTCATCCAAAGATTTCCTCTCGTTCTCCGCCGAGTCTCGATACGAGTTGTAAACACCAATGTTCTATTTACGTCGTACACGTGGGGATAACTGAGCGTATCGTGTCACCGTGAAGCCATGTTGTTGATGTTGGGTGTTGGATGTTCAGGTTCACCTATATAGATGACCGTGTATGAAGCCATCCTTCCCCAGTAAGTCCATCGCTCTCACTACTTTATCTGTCTGACCTGTAAATAAAATGTCTTGTTCGGAGAAGAATGTGCTGTTGACTTATTTTTTTAACCTATTATATTCATGGAAGACTCATCAAAAGTATAGGATCAAAAATGGCTGAGGACCTATATATGTAGCCTGTATAcagaaggggaggagctacagaaCTGCATCCTAAACCACAGAGGTCAATGATATTGTGATGGGACACTTTGGCAgcattacattttgttatgttgttgtccgtcacactctggaggtctcctctctcTATTCCAGTCacctccatgcagtgcagccccctgtcaggcCACATCTTGATGGAgatattttttactttcactatcAGTCCCAAGATGCATCAGACCAACATTAATTAAGCCGATACCATTTTTGTCTGTTTAATTAACATTAACTTCTGTATtgatctaaataagctacagcccataaggatacagtcaggaggatgagctgtgatctcctctactttacctgtgtgatcatcaccagtaactgtgataggagtgctgGTCTGCCCCTCAACATGGTTGCTGTGGTAAATCCATGTAACTGCATCCCACAAgcagaaactgactagaaaatgactccataaccccaagtagatctgagccgaTCAGAAGTGACAtctcgtgactagagatgagcgagtacactcgctaaggcacattacttgagcgagtagtgccttagccgagtatctccccgctcggctctaaagattcgaggaccggcggaggagagcggggaggaatggaggggagatctctctctccctctctccaccccgctccccgccacaactcacctgtcaccggcgccggcccccgagtctttagagacgagcggggagatactcggctaaggcactactcgctcatctctactcgtgaccatctgaggagaaagaggccaggagatcCAGAcacaaaggaataactaaccaaggcaaCACTAACTTATATATACCAccgggatagctacataatgatgaataaataaatgacTGAGGGGCCCTTAAAAAAAACTCCAGGGTGCTTCTTTAAAAGGGTTCTCTGAGACTACAGAATGGGCAACCAAAAGTATGGAGCGGTACCTGGTAACCCATGGAGGGTCTGTGACACTTCAGTCAGCTGAGGAACGGAGGGCAGTCGTGCGACCTAGGGGTTACGGTAGCACCACACAGTCAAAAAAATGGCCGATTTGGGTTGGTTAGTAGATGGCAGAAAGACCAAAAGTTCAGTTTTTAAAAGATGAAGTTTCAGAAGTAAATGATGTTGGAGACGGCGGCCAGACAGTAGTGAGGAGGGGCGTGACGTCACGGAAGAGCACAGAACCGGGTCTCATCGGTATCAAGGTGGCAGTAAAAGCCAAATCTGCTgttagtttgtccaataggggctatgtagatggagaagaggaccaaggaccgagccctgaggAACACGAAGAGGAGAAGAACTGATACACTGAACAAGTGGGATGATCCAGAGCGAGCagcgcccttaaaggggtggtccaagaCTAAAAGAAAACATTGGTACAGGGAATGGACTCTGCCTGCCTGAACTGAACCACGGCCGCCTAGCAAACCATTTATTGTTCAGTGGCTGGCAGCGTTTGCACCCAACGATTATTGTTCCATTTTGCACAATCCAGCAATAAACTGAAGGCCAATCGTTCAGTGCAAAAGGGCCCTGGGCAGAGAAATGGCTAATTTGGAGGGAGTAGACCAAGTGTTCTCGGAGTTACAGaaccacatttttccatccccgcTCCCCTTTCCTGATTGTCACACTCTAcatgtctcctctgtatattgcagtcacttgcatgcagtgcagcctcctgtctgatgcttatcaggcattaACTTGATGTTGCTTTCACATAAATTCCATGATGCATAAGCACAGGGTTACATGAACAGCTACAGCCTGCACCATTTCTGCAACACCATCATGGTAATCTGTATTCTAGATTCACCTGAATATGCTACAGACCCTAATTATACAGTCCGGAGGattagctgtgatctccttcattatagctgtgtgacaggagcctctgatCATTAGCAATAACTGTGATAAGAGTGTCTGTGCCCCCTCTACTccgtttctgtggtagatccatgtaacaacatcacactgactagaaactgaatacgtaaccccaagtaaatctaaattagtcagaattgagatcacatgaccatctgaggagaaaaaaGGCGGGAGATTCAGACAcgaaggaataactaaacaaggtaacacCAGCCAGCTTATATTACTGGGGGATAGTTACATGAATGAAAAAGAAACTCCCTGCGATGGCCCTTTAAGAGATGATGGGGGTATTAGTGCTGTAACAGTGTGGGGATATGTTACCTTACATCTCTTTAGCACAATGTAGGATGCTTCAGGCTAATCCCACATGCAATACCGCTTTTCTCTAGCACTTTTCTCCACTATGAATCAAAGTGCTCCACATGGCATGAATGTCTTAGGGATCTCCTTAATGGtgcacatctgcgttggagcctCCAGCCGGAGGTTCTGTCATAAGTGCATCTGAAAATAcccgaagaaaaagcgctgcatgtcaaaagccgggcagctgggggAAAGCAGGcggacgccattatagtcaatgggatctgcccGGCGCTGTTTGCTTCCATCTCGGcttcggggattcccctttcctgcaggAAATCCAGAATCCCCAACACAggggtgaaagcagccttaggcctgcAGAAAGTAATGTTTTCAGTCTGTTTTAAAACTGGACTCACCCAACGTTTgctacacgaacataaaatgtttggaaaatcaGTCCTAAAAGTTTTAAGAACTGATTATTTTAATTGGCAAGCACTTCAAGATAAATCATAAActttgagtttgacacatcgagTGATTGTCAGGCCAGGGCAAAGATCCTGTTACATCTAGCAGTGCTGGATTCGCCTTGAACTGTTCGCCATCCACAGCTTGGTCTGCCATGTTTTGGGGATGTGGCAACAGTCAAACCAGTAAGCAGTTGGTATGAACATCGCAGATGTACAAGGTGCCGgtactggttatacaggtgagtagagatgtacaaggtgccggcactggttatacaggtgagtagagatgtacaaggtgccggcactggttatacaggtgagtagagatgtacaaggtgccggcactggttatacaggtgaggggagatgtacaaggtgccggcactggttatacaggtgagtagagatgtacaaggtgccggcactggttatacaggtgagtagaGAT
This genomic interval carries:
- the LOC136588719 gene encoding oocyte zinc finger protein XlCOF29-like, producing the protein MPRCFVERCHNYGGKRLNIILHSFPNNLDKIKTWLRCIERSGHVMRDIEELAGRIFEGKTNNRFRVCSEHFTEPSYQPSGLRKTLRKDAVPTIFRDVPPQKCPWQKVKPALKSARADPFAAAATHRGTVMSLQRKRQSNFHPVRLTPSVLGPHGCGRANMKATIKATERFQQDTMETKDGYSTETKRMGVTHVILKLTLEIICLLTGEDYIVTKKTSSYEERWSRTPSPFMEPPSHSLVHSKSNEQKILNLTKKIIELLTGEKCEYLEDHRQGFSMESQRPPPSLDDMINGLSDPSIEEPSCEKKEDLRTPTDSDIKAEAVSYYGRNLTDLISYTSTGDAQHHPSTPIKEEPVSCDEGIFTGPEITSHADQIQQHASHPVKMESVSRESGNLTDPNIYTPTDHAPQYSSLIKGESITCDGGNPTDYSIYTPTDHVDHYSSAGMEELSSCDGGNRTNPTDLAHQHASDHGIAEAVLADEERAISTDMYPEAQHSSTGLECVNEDVQSNYSLFDKGNLDTDIYALIKHAQAKYTFTRIEDGSSSEEEENSKDTEPPADHTLPCPTNGPGEAVPQTFQCPDCSECFTRKSGLINHRRNHRQEKLTCSKCGKVFSKRSSLQNHLTLHTGEKPYACPVCGKCFARKSNLISHETIHSGKASFICAECGRYFVCKVHLTKHQIIHEK